Part of the Zingiber officinale cultivar Zhangliang chromosome 8A, Zo_v1.1, whole genome shotgun sequence genome, TAGCTTATTACGCCCCAAATCCTTATCACTTCACCATCTTCCCACAAGCCACCAGTTCATGTTCCGCTGTCAAAATTGAGGAAGACTCATCAGAAATTGAACCTGCCAGAGCTTGCGCTTTCCTCTTCACTCAGGTGTTCAGAATAGACTATAAAAACAGTGCTGACTGCGCCGAGGACAGTTGTAGACCATTAGGCAAAAGCCTGGGATTCACCCCTCGATTCCTTTCTCTGAACCAGATCTTTTGCCTAGAGAATGGTTCCATAAATTTCTACCTTGACTTCTCCAATTCCAGTAGCTATCCATACGATATGCCTATGAGACCTGAAAGGTCCTTGGTTGGTGAAGCATACTGGGATCGCCAGAGGAAGCAGTTCTGTTTGCTAACTTGTCGTGTGATCAACGCAGATTTGCCGGAGCATCCCCATGTGGGTGCCTGCGACGTCGGACTCACTCTGTGGTTCCCGACGGTCATGACACTGAAAGAAAGAAGCGACGTCGTGGGTCGCATCTGGAGCAACAAGGACAAGAAAGATGCGGAGTACTTTGACATGGCCTCTATCCATAGTCTCAACGATGGCTGGAACAGGATCCATGGTCTGAAGTACAATTACACCGAAGCGGATTCGGTTGGAAATTCTTGTAGTAATAGGATAACAACCTCCTCTGAGTCCGGTCATCAAGTGTATCCAGGTCCAAAATCATTGGGTGGCGTGAGATTAGGCATAAACATGAATGATGCTAAAGGAAAACGAACGTGGAGGGAAGCCAATTTCATGTCAGTAGGAGACTCTGTTTTTGAACATCATTACAGAAGGAAGTCAGGCATCAGAAGCTCGGGTGCTGCTAACACAAGTATCTGGAACGTGGGCTTTGAAATAACCAAGAGATCGAATCCTTTTGATGACGACTTCGAAATAAACGAGCTTGCAGCGGAAGGCGTGTACAACTCTGCAACTGGAAGATTCTGCATGAAAGGATGTCGATACCCGAAGCAGCCAGGCCAGTATGGAACCCTGGATTATGAGTCCATCGACTGTGAAATATTGGTCAGCATCCAGTTGGCTGACCTGCTTGATGAAGATGATGAGGTCCACCTCGATGGAACGATCAGAAGCACGAGGATTCAGTCTCAGCCTCTCTATTTCGATACCATAAGAATTTCATCCAGTAACAATATGGGAGGACGCGAAATAGATCGATCTGTTTGGAGAATGGATGCCGAACTTATCATGGTTATTATCactctaacattttcttgcatttGTATCGCGCTGCAGATCTTCCATGTCAAGAAGCAGCCGCACATTCTTCCCTCCGTGTCCATCACAATGCTGCTTGTGCTTGTCCTGGGCTACACAATCCCTCTGTTGTTCGCGAACCAGACGAGCGGGTCAGCTATGCTTCTGTGGACGAGGAACTGGTGGATTTCTGCTCATGAAGTGATCGTGAGGATGATATCGATAATAGCTTTGTTCTTGTCCTTGAGCTTGGCTCAGTTGGCATGGTCATCGAGATCATCAGCAGCAGAAGACAACAGAAAACTATGGGTTCAAGAGAGGCGTGTGCTCAAATGGTGCTTGCCTCTGTACGCTGCAGGGGCGCTGCTCGCTTGGCTTATGTCGTTCGAGTCGGCGGCTTTGATTTCTTACTCTGGTTTTGTGCTCAATGGATTCTTGCTTCCCCAAATCGTCTTCAACATGGCTCAGCAGTCCAAAGGGAAAGTCCTTACGCCATTCTTCTACGTGGGGATCGTGGTGACTCGAGCATTGCCTCACTTGTATGATGTATACCGATCTCGAAGCTACGTTGCTATACATTCGACCAACATTTACGGAAGTGAAGAATGGGACTTTTACTCCACGGCGTGGGACATCATCATTCCTTGCGAAGGATTGCTGTTGGCTTCGATCGTATACCTGCAACAACGGTTTGGCAGTGAATGTTTGGTTCCCAAGAGACTTAGAATGCAGGTCTATCAGCATTAGGAAGTTATTGGTGCTGCTATCTAGAAGTGTGCTAGTGATTTTACCTTTTTGTGTGTTGTAAAAGTTGTTTTATATAATATTAGTTAAGTGGCTAGAGAATGATAGAATTTTTTTTCCGTGGAGATGTGAATATATGGTCTAGAGATAAATACATATTATCTAATTAATGATGTATGATCTAGAGATGTCAGTTTAAATAGTCATACAGTGTAAAGTTGTAATATAAGTCATTATATAATACAAGTCTTTATACTATACAACATCTCTTTTCTTCCTTAAAAAGCTATTTAAGAGCCCACCATCATAGTACCTGAGTCAATGACATCAAAATTCTTTTCTTTCCATTATCTTCATTTATCAAACTTAACTATGAGAATCACTTAAAATGAAAGTTATTCTTGAATCCCAAGGAACATGGGATAttgttgaaaatgattttgaagagTCCTTAGATTTGATAACTTTATCTCAAATTCTAAAGGATTCTttggaaaaagaaagaaaaagagatCAATGTACTTTTACCATCATCTATTAAGATTTGGATGAagacatgttttaaaaaataactaatgagataacataaaaaaaaatgtgaGTGACACTTTGCAACTCTATTATGGGAGAGGACAAGATGAAAAACGTGTGACTTCAAATTCAAAGGGTTGAGTTTGAATCACTCTTTATGAAGGAGAGTGAACATAACTTCGACTATGATACAGTGTGTTGCGAGTCACTCCAAAGATAGTATGAGGTCAATAATCAAGATAAAGTCATGGTAATGTGACAGTTAAAGTCAAGGTGCCCCCATCTAGTCAGtgtaagtaccccaaggtagttttgatatgagcaactaagttaggttagatcctgttggtatttaacccctgtgtctaagtatgcaggaacttaggagcacaagaagttgagcgaaagtcgtagttagtgagaaggacgacatggagAGAGAGTCGactggctcggtgcatccgagggataaggtgctgcgaaagagtacgcgggcggatgagaaggagacgtgtgacgtttctgagggacgagaagccagagcggaagattgctcgaaggccagaagttgggttcgggtgagccttattccggatggctgagatcacccaagcgagcgtagtcggagcggaagacccggaccaatgcgAGTGGAAGACCGAGACCAAAGATCAACAAAAAGTTATTTTTTCGGCTCGGAGTGCCCGGAACCCTTTTAGGCGTCCAGACCAAAAAATTTAGCCAAACGTGACATGGCGCATTGCGTTGCGATGGGGATAGAGTTTTTTTTCCCCCTagaggcgcttggaacccttctaggccccccctgatcagggctataaatacagctctggTCCCAGAAGGTTAGAACAatacttgtaattcatttcttttcaaTCTTGTTTTGTAACTGAGTGTTTCaattgctgtaagaggtttcttcgcCTGAAAGAGACATTAGTGCGCTTTcaattttcttggattaacagtctttctagttgtaaccaagtaaactctttcatgtctcttcctttctttatttagtctcttatttattttatgcaagtgttgattcttataaaggtataaagttcgagaaaggttcgtttttctttacagggctattcatccccctctagccaaCCACCAAGGGTCCTATAATTAGTATTAGAGCCCAAcaactttaggaggactaaccaccgaatgAAGCAAACGAGATGGCTGGACCGagtatctacccaccaaagtttgagggggaattcgtgagctggaagaaaaagatagaagtattttttaaaataaattttgaattattaataattatgaaatatgattttgtagtttcaaaagacaaagaagaatatcaatagacgaagaaggagcaagccgatttcatgacaaacggcaaagcagagttccatctgctaagcgtcttACCGCTATAAGAAGTTAACTCGATCAGAGCCTACGAGTcaaccaaggagctatgggagaaatttctagaactacacgaagggacctcagAGGTAAAACTAGCTAGACGATGTAGGATTGAAGATGTGCTAGTTGGGAGGggggggggtggggggggggggggggaatagcacttgtggctttttcactcgttttgtaaaacaaataaaatacatagtggaataaagaaaagaaacaaacacaatcgTTAACAGgtttcttttatttggttcggagcttgtgacgactccgaCTCCgactctaaggcccgcgatcgttgatcgcttacattgagcaatcactatagatatgaaattcttacaaatatataagtaCAAGTACTGAACTTAAAAATAGATTATACTGACAATAAATGATTAGGAATTGGTTCGTCGATTTGTCGGAATAGCAGCTGAGCGTCGTTGAGTCGTTTCAGCGTAGCGTGCAGCTTGGAAGATCGCTTATGTAGAATTGTtgttttgaagtgctggtcgaggctcctttttatagcttcttCAGACCTGATCTATACCCACTGATCTTGGGATCAGGTTTCACTCGAaccggatcggttgaccgatccccatgttcggtcgaccggtcagatgatctcctcctcatctgatACAATCACCTTGGCTTCGATCATGCCACCGCTTAttctcggttcggtcgaccgatccccaggttcggtcgaccgatcccttgatCAAACTCAGCTTGCTATCTGGAAATCTAATCCTATTGTactggggttcagtcgaccgatctggtcgttcggtcgactgattaaGGGTAAGTCCGACCCTGCAAAACTTGTTAGTTtcttacaaaatagagttagacaaatatcaatttatatgtaaataaataacttgacagccttcgaactgtccggttttgacttcaaatttcctctgaaaaccctaggttgaaccgatgcctactgttctctcaatagggaacacgtcctcgcctattcctctcaggagaagttacatgTTGCtagaccagtcctccagaccgactggacttttgctcagtgctcgatgcttcaggactttctgctgaatgCCCGCTCCACGACTCGTTCAGTTTTCCACctagtccgcgaccaccaggactatcacctagagtccccgactctagggttttgcctaaagcactcgacccgccaagactttttgtctagggttaccaccccccaggacctagggttaccaccccctagggttttccacctgcctaaccg contains:
- the LOC122011248 gene encoding uncharacterized protein LOC122011248 gives rise to the protein MHHLGILFLILAFCTISSASAASHGEISYAEHCGDTVPESEATALVVKHFDHISFRNGYFSGGAGLFSQVDTSAVFAPPSVNFQTKSLHKTEKNGTLRIQAAMTLFGASQNQRQHRRRFSPHAVVEEATFEDLAGFWSESTGKVCMVGRGVYSDGQGKSLLLSAVLILNFPTGSNLNTSLIDGEVEILNRVGEPNNIGSNSITVLAYYAPNPYHFTIFPQATSSCSAVKIEEDSSEIEPARACAFLFTQVFRIDYKNSADCAEDSCRPLGKSLGFTPRFLSLNQIFCLENGSINFYLDFSNSSSYPYDMPMRPERSLVGEAYWDRQRKQFCLLTCRVINADLPEHPHVGACDVGLTLWFPTVMTLKERSDVVGRIWSNKDKKDAEYFDMASIHSLNDGWNRIHGLKYNYTEADSVGNSCSNRITTSSESGHQVYPGPKSLGGVRLGINMNDAKGKRTWREANFMSVGDSVFEHHYRRKSGIRSSGAANTSIWNVGFEITKRSNPFDDDFEINELAAEGVYNSATGRFCMKGCRYPKQPGQYGTLDYESIDCEILVSIQLADLLDEDDEVHLDGTIRSTRIQSQPLYFDTIRISSSNNMGGREIDRSVWRMDAELIMVIITLTFSCICIALQIFHVKKQPHILPSVSITMLLVLVLGYTIPLLFANQTSGSAMLLWTRNWWISAHEVIVRMISIIALFLSLSLAQLAWSSRSSAAEDNRKLWVQERRVLKWCLPLYAAGALLAWLMSFESAALISYSGFVLNGFLLPQIVFNMAQQSKGKVLTPFFYVGIVVTRALPHLYDVYRSRSYVAIHSTNIYGSEEWDFYSTAWDIIIPCEGLLLASIVYLQQRFGSECLVPKRLRMQVYQH